The DNA sequence GATACGTGAAGAGCTAAACGCGTTTTGGCAAGCCAATCAACCTATGGTTGGTTTATATTTAGGCGAAACTATGGTCGGCGTTGCCTGTTTAAATAGCCCTGATGAGACGTTATCAAGTGAGCGCTTTTGGCACTGGCGTTTAAAAATGTTGTTAAATGCAGGCTATTTTAGTACCAAGCAAATGATCCAAAAAGAGCAAGCAGTGTTTTCTGCTGTGCCGTTAAAGAAGTTTCATTTATTATCTTTTATCGCAGTGCACCCGTTGCATCAACAGCATGGTTTTGGTCACTATTTAATGGCTGCTGTTAACACTGTACTTGATGAACACCCAGACAGTGAAGGTGTTGCTGTGTATGCAACCTCAGGAAAATTTAAATCGTTTTTTGAGAATGTCGATTATCAAACTGTTGCTGAAGTGAATGTTGGCGATGTATCAGGCGCTGTCATGGTGCATTATCGCAAGTAACTGTTAAGTGGTTTAATTGTGCTTGTTTATTACTTATATAGGCACAG is a window from the Litorilituus sediminis genome containing:
- a CDS encoding GNAT family N-acetyltransferase: MTDTVSSIEDVEVKATYLNAHELKLAASLLYQAYHDDPVFLEIFNGNKADYEQRLRAAIREELNAFWQANQPMVGLYLGETMVGVACLNSPDETLSSERFWHWRLKMLLNAGYFSTKQMIQKEQAVFSAVPLKKFHLLSFIAVHPLHQQHGFGHYLMAAVNTVLDEHPDSEGVAVYATSGKFKSFFENVDYQTVAEVNVGDVSGAVMVHYRK